One stretch of Acidobacteriota bacterium DNA includes these proteins:
- a CDS encoding type II toxin-antitoxin system prevent-host-death family antitoxin yields the protein MRSVNIADLKNNLSRYLDEVRQGEEVLVWNRNLPIAKIVPLSTGDEEEELLDLAAQGLLSLPEKTKGFPKDFFTAPLPKVKVDALKLLREERDDR from the coding sequence ATGAGATCGGTAAACATTGCGGATTTGAAGAACAACTTGAGCCGTTACCTCGACGAGGTGCGGCAGGGAGAGGAAGTGTTGGTCTGGAACCGCAACCTACCCATTGCCAAGATTGTCCCGCTCTCGACAGGTGACGAGGAGGAAGAACTGCTGGATTTAGCCGCACAGGGACTCCTGAGCCTGCCGGAAAAAACCAAAGGCTTTCCGAAAGACTTTTTCACTGCCCCTCTGCCGAAGGTCAAAGTGGATGCCCTGAAACTGCTTCGAGAGGAACGGGATGATAGGTAG